From the genome of Deinococcus sp. JMULE3, one region includes:
- a CDS encoding tetratricopeptide repeat protein, with the protein MDEVGSETSPSAEQFPPETPPAPQQKPRRRLNPWLAGAAALLLVTGGAGLAYATAGGWRSPAPVLDQYFDAAREKNRAALKATLVPRAQEQLARVDLDRILEGLPNYERPVVTYRIVYPEGVQRYFTRHATVVFMYDSDRSRNIQQAYQPIHLQLNRGQWGIVPIGPLASAAATHALEIQKARQVTGERPTMDRAGIQKIRATTQKHAGALKALLATALAYDEEFTAQKLQQGALDNAGVIESRLTRFSRLNATEDLFIQASARREGGDLQGAMALLKQVTQSTAATAEQKARAREELSNVGTSRLSELLTESNNLYHRAEYQQAISKLQMVLDSEDASYSQRAQAQSLIAYAYRDYTDAPNNMQRAIGAARAATSLDSSEAAYWCQLGDLLRQYDVNEEANTAFQKGIEVAWDPETKANCYVWQGVNYRAQGEYEIARYVWEAALNLDPANDDARRFLESYSFNW; encoded by the coding sequence ATGGATGAAGTCGGATCAGAAACGTCCCCGAGTGCCGAACAGTTCCCCCCAGAAACCCCTCCTGCCCCACAGCAGAAGCCCCGTCGGCGCCTGAATCCCTGGCTGGCCGGTGCAGCCGCATTGCTGCTGGTTACGGGAGGGGCAGGTCTGGCCTACGCAACAGCAGGAGGTTGGCGCTCGCCCGCACCTGTCCTGGATCAATACTTCGACGCCGCACGCGAAAAGAACCGGGCCGCACTGAAAGCCACCCTGGTTCCCCGCGCGCAGGAGCAACTGGCGCGTGTCGACCTGGACCGCATCCTGGAGGGTCTGCCCAACTACGAGCGCCCCGTGGTGACCTACCGCATCGTGTATCCCGAAGGGGTCCAGCGGTACTTCACCCGCCACGCCACCGTGGTCTTCATGTACGACAGTGACCGGAGCCGCAACATCCAGCAGGCCTACCAACCCATCCACCTTCAACTCAACCGCGGCCAGTGGGGCATTGTTCCGATTGGCCCCCTGGCCAGTGCCGCTGCTACACACGCATTGGAGATTCAGAAGGCACGGCAGGTCACCGGAGAACGCCCCACCATGGACCGGGCGGGCATCCAGAAGATCCGGGCGACCACACAGAAGCACGCTGGCGCCCTGAAGGCCCTGCTCGCCACAGCGCTGGCCTACGACGAGGAATTCACTGCGCAGAAACTGCAGCAGGGAGCACTGGACAACGCAGGCGTCATTGAAAGCCGCCTGACCCGATTCTCGCGCCTGAACGCGACGGAGGACCTGTTCATCCAGGCCAGCGCGCGCAGAGAGGGCGGTGACCTGCAGGGCGCCATGGCCTTACTGAAACAGGTCACCCAGAGCACGGCCGCCACAGCTGAGCAGAAAGCACGGGCCCGCGAGGAACTGTCGAACGTAGGCACGAGCCGCCTGTCCGAATTGCTCACCGAGTCCAACAATCTTTATCACCGCGCGGAATACCAGCAGGCCATCAGTAAGCTGCAGATGGTCCTCGACAGTGAGGACGCCAGCTACTCGCAACGGGCACAGGCGCAGAGTCTGATTGCCTACGCGTACCGCGACTACACGGATGCCCCCAACAACATGCAGCGGGCCATTGGTGCCGCGCGCGCCGCCACGTCCCTGGATAGCAGCGAAGCTGCGTACTGGTGTCAGCTCGGCGACCTGCTCCGTCAGTACGACGTCAATGAGGAAGCCAATACTGCTTTCCAGAAAGGCATCGAGGTCGCATGGGATCCAGAGACCAAGGCGAACTGCTACGTGTGGCAGGGCGTCAACTACCGCGCTCAGGGCGAGTATGAGATCGCCCGGTACGTCTGGGAAGCCGCACTGAATCTGGACCCGGCGAATGATGACGCCCGGCGATTCCTGGAAAGTTACAGCTTCAACTGGTAA